In one Nitrososphaera viennensis EN76 genomic region, the following are encoded:
- a CDS encoding UDP-N-acetyl glucosamine 2-epimerase: protein MKDKGVELDVSRDLLPIKVSGGLSSVFEHAKKQKSPILAVVTGTKPDFYKQAPLMVEAARENVPSFVINTGQHFDDVLGFGMHEFSLNDFVGCNLQIRGDLMEKASELILKFGYFGRYCRKNFHHNESMLPIVHGDTLVAGIAPLAWVFGMGQKVGQNEAGLRSMGPEMMKHLSPAKEPTKKTIRDLVHSQFEGRRWFLAREEPFPEQIDTWICSAGTQFFFAPTQLNKDHLVREGYPEEFVHVVGNSVVDAIHQKRKERPSQSIFDAYPQLEKGEWIRMDIHRRENLTERRFTSIIGGLVDIIERTDSKVVLVMLNATVSALKQYGLEKKLQDLAEDHKDKFLMTPLWKEYAHVIEFLDSGRCWAEMTDSGSMQEELLYFPKVTSLTVRLNTDRPETVFDAKSNILVPPLNRAWISMMAREAHERGEGLGMQLRNKKQIYGRPGQVSKKIIRIIKKEFENGDANFYPWLHQRLGLWKEKQSISYM, encoded by the coding sequence TTGAAAGACAAAGGCGTCGAGCTTGACGTGTCGCGGGACCTGCTCCCGATAAAGGTTTCCGGGGGCCTGTCCTCGGTGTTTGAGCATGCGAAAAAGCAGAAAAGCCCGATACTTGCCGTCGTGACGGGAACAAAGCCGGACTTTTACAAGCAGGCCCCATTGATGGTGGAGGCCGCAAGGGAAAACGTGCCTTCCTTTGTGATAAACACGGGACAGCACTTTGACGACGTGCTCGGCTTTGGGATGCACGAGTTCAGCCTGAACGACTTTGTAGGCTGCAACTTGCAGATCCGGGGCGACCTGATGGAAAAGGCAAGCGAACTGATACTGAAATTCGGCTACTTTGGCCGGTACTGCCGCAAGAACTTTCACCATAACGAGTCGATGCTTCCCATAGTGCACGGCGACACGCTCGTGGCAGGCATCGCCCCGCTTGCGTGGGTGTTTGGGATGGGCCAGAAGGTGGGCCAGAACGAGGCAGGCCTGCGCTCCATGGGGCCGGAGATGATGAAGCACCTGTCGCCGGCAAAAGAGCCGACGAAAAAGACAATACGCGACCTTGTGCACAGCCAGTTTGAGGGCAGAAGGTGGTTCCTTGCAAGGGAAGAGCCGTTTCCAGAGCAGATAGACACCTGGATATGCTCTGCCGGCACGCAGTTCTTTTTTGCGCCGACGCAGCTCAACAAGGACCACCTGGTCAGGGAGGGGTACCCTGAAGAGTTTGTGCACGTGGTGGGAAACTCTGTCGTCGACGCGATACACCAAAAGCGCAAGGAGCGCCCAAGCCAGAGCATCTTTGACGCGTACCCGCAGCTTGAAAAGGGCGAGTGGATAAGGATGGATATACACAGGCGGGAGAACCTGACAGAGCGCCGTTTCACGTCCATAATCGGCGGTCTTGTAGACATCATTGAGCGCACGGACAGCAAGGTCGTCCTTGTGATGCTCAACGCGACGGTTTCTGCGCTAAAGCAGTACGGCCTTGAAAAGAAACTGCAGGACCTTGCAGAGGATCACAAAGATAAATTCCTGATGACGCCTCTGTGGAAAGAGTACGCGCACGTGATAGAATTTCTTGACAGCGGCCGCTGCTGGGCCGAGATGACGGACTCGGGCTCGATGCAGGAAGAGCTGCTCTATTTCCCAAAGGTGACGTCGCTCACTGTCCGGCTGAACACTGACAGGCCAGAGACGGTGTTTGACGCCAAGAGCAACATCCTTGTCCCGCCGCTCAACCGCGCATGGATATCTATGATGGCAAGAGAGGCGCACGAAAGGGGAGAGGGCCTTGGCATGCAGCTGCGAAATAAAAAGCAGATCTACGGCCGGCCGGGGCAGGTGTCAAAGAAGATAATCCGGATAATCAAAAAAGAGTTTGAAAACGGCGACGCCAACTTTTACCCGTGGCTCCACCAGCGCCTGGGGCTGTGGAAGGAAAAGCAGAGCATCAGCTACATGTAG
- a CDS encoding transcription initiation factor IIB produces the protein MTTSEYCTQCPECSANLIQDYSKGEFICERCGYVAMDGVYDFGRESNATDFEEKSKNTRASGSTSLALHDYGLRTEIASGSKDYAGKSIDYQMAEQMNNIRKWHIRSRIVSPQERRLSNVLTKINETCAAMSLPKLLVETAAMLYRNYENMQEAKGKSIACMAAATIYLACKKCRVVRSLDEIVAATGVTEQDRSSVKLASKYYRMMVMEMSAFSEEASAAQETTTATPQQQQQAPVAMAIDHYISKLSNMAKIDTKVERLAIDIAHKTNDRMLADGKAPNGLAAAYIYVSSILLGINILQRDVSSLSGVTEVTIRNRCKDMLTGFKLTVTVKPQARPNHLA, from the coding sequence TTGACCACTAGCGAATACTGCACCCAGTGCCCGGAATGCAGCGCAAACCTCATCCAGGACTATTCAAAGGGCGAGTTCATCTGCGAGCGCTGCGGGTACGTCGCGATGGACGGCGTCTACGACTTTGGCCGCGAGTCAAACGCGACCGACTTTGAGGAAAAATCCAAAAACACGAGGGCGTCTGGCTCGACTAGCCTTGCGCTTCACGATTACGGCCTGAGGACAGAGATTGCCTCTGGCTCGAAGGACTATGCGGGCAAATCAATAGACTACCAGATGGCCGAGCAGATGAACAACATCCGCAAGTGGCACATACGCAGCAGGATAGTGTCGCCCCAGGAGCGCCGCCTTTCAAACGTCCTGACAAAGATAAACGAGACGTGCGCGGCAATGTCCCTGCCAAAACTGCTTGTTGAAACCGCGGCTATGCTGTACCGCAACTATGAGAACATGCAGGAGGCAAAAGGAAAATCAATTGCGTGCATGGCGGCTGCGACAATCTACCTTGCGTGCAAGAAATGCCGCGTGGTGCGCTCGCTCGATGAGATAGTGGCGGCGACAGGCGTCACCGAGCAGGACAGGTCAAGCGTGAAACTTGCATCGAAATACTACCGCATGATGGTGATGGAGATGAGCGCGTTCTCGGAAGAGGCGTCAGCAGCGCAGGAAACAACAACAGCAACACCGCAACAGCAACAACAGGCGCCGGTCGCGATGGCCATCGACCACTATATCTCAAAGCTTTCAAACATGGCCAAGATAGACACCAAGGTAGAGCGCCTCGCAATAGACATTGCGCACAAGACCAACGACCGCATGCTTGCAGACGGCAAGGCTCCAAACGGGCTTGCGGCGGCGTACATCTATGTCTCGTCGATACTGCTTGGCATAAACATACTCCAGCGCGACGTGTCGAGCCTTTCGGGCGTGACGGAAGTGACTATACGCAACCGCTGCAAGGACATGCTGACCGGGTTCAAGCTGACAGTCACGGTCAAGCCGCAGGCAAGGCCAAACCACCTTGCCTGA
- a CDS encoding H/ACA ribonucleoprotein complex subunit GAR1 — MHLAKSGRLIVKLNTTGAASIRPGEMLIDSAGRRVGKIAELIGPVSAPYASVIPMTDKTARLTGAKVFAGGRQQPARPSHARREQRRQQQHGKERRRQN, encoded by the coding sequence ATGCATCTAGCAAAGAGCGGCAGGTTAATCGTAAAACTAAACACGACAGGGGCGGCAAGCATCAGACCGGGTGAGATGCTTATCGACTCTGCCGGCAGGCGGGTAGGGAAGATAGCCGAGCTGATAGGGCCCGTGAGTGCGCCGTACGCCTCGGTCATTCCAATGACCGACAAGACGGCAAGGCTGACCGGGGCAAAGGTGTTTGCCGGCGGGCGGCAGCAACCTGCAAGGCCGTCGCATGCGCGCAGAGAGCAACGGCGACAACAGCAGCATGGAAAGGAAAGGAGGCGCCAGAATTGA
- a CDS encoding signal recognition particle subunit SRP19/SEC65 family protein has product MKDYDHVILWLDYFNKNLKRRQGRKVKRDQAVFDPTVQELLEAAKTAGYQVEDDAVNDTARFPRRSFVKSGYVMLAKKEGVKKSKVIASVAEKLLQKRARQKSGKK; this is encoded by the coding sequence TTGAAGGACTACGACCACGTCATACTCTGGCTGGACTATTTCAACAAGAACTTGAAACGCCGCCAGGGAAGGAAGGTCAAGCGCGACCAGGCCGTCTTTGACCCTACCGTACAGGAACTTTTGGAAGCGGCCAAGACCGCCGGCTACCAGGTTGAAGATGACGCGGTAAACGATACCGCCAGGTTTCCGCGCCGGTCTTTTGTCAAGTCCGGCTATGTCATGCTTGCCAAGAAGGAAGGCGTGAAAAAATCAAAGGTCATTGCAAGCGTCGCGGAAAAGCTTTTGCAAAAGCGCGCGAGGCAAAAATCCGGAAAAAAGTAG
- a CDS encoding SIMPL domain-containing protein (The SIMPL domain is named for its presence in mouse protein SIMPL (signalling molecule that associates with mouse pelle-like kinase). Bacterial member BP26, from Brucella, was shown to assemble into a channel-like structure, while YggE from E. coli has been associated with resistance to oxidative stress.) has translation MNNFSRKKLPTIAIVLAVVLSAAVASTSFFVAGTPLLLKNDFQKAYSQDYAALPSGGKPATIKVTGEASTTITPDQATIIINAQTEPGELSSVLSKHQARTQQIAQAVREAAGDRTTIAFGQQSLNPYYSNTGVPASNNVTFNVYASVAVQTNIDRLPGLVSKLADAGFGFESVYIDPSYSAAILRKAESAAAGSTSVEVGDGAENQTRTLERNPITVGVSLNTKPDVLTKSIAEYEQKYRSLLAVLRETGISEDQVRQNNLNIYPFFYGSNQNAGYSMYTQIIVRTDAADIEKVTAAVKKMGGANVENVYLSASDAAIDQARKELGKQAFDSAKSRAEEMAQSLGLQVNGIVSIEAATDSPNPYGGLIPYRGVHIIQPYYPNISGEISKSVTVEFELGKGGDT, from the coding sequence ATGAATAACTTTTCCAGAAAAAAGCTTCCGACAATAGCTATCGTGTTAGCTGTTGTCTTGTCGGCGGCGGTAGCCAGCACGTCATTTTTTGTTGCAGGCACCCCGCTGTTGCTCAAAAACGATTTCCAGAAAGCATACAGCCAAGATTACGCAGCGCTGCCGTCTGGCGGAAAACCTGCGACCATCAAGGTGACGGGGGAGGCATCAACAACAATCACGCCGGACCAGGCCACCATAATAATAAACGCGCAGACAGAACCCGGCGAACTATCTTCCGTCTTGAGCAAGCACCAAGCAAGGACGCAGCAAATAGCGCAGGCCGTGAGGGAAGCTGCAGGCGACAGGACGACAATAGCCTTCGGCCAGCAATCCCTGAACCCTTACTACTCAAACACGGGCGTGCCGGCCTCCAACAACGTGACGTTTAACGTATACGCTTCAGTCGCCGTCCAGACAAACATCGACCGCCTGCCCGGGCTGGTCAGCAAGCTCGCAGATGCCGGCTTTGGGTTTGAAAGCGTGTACATAGACCCAAGCTACTCGGCCGCAATACTCAGAAAAGCCGAGAGCGCAGCGGCGGGCAGCACTTCAGTCGAGGTCGGTGACGGCGCAGAAAACCAGACCCGGACTTTGGAGCGCAACCCGATAACCGTCGGCGTCTCGCTGAACACAAAGCCGGATGTGCTGACAAAGTCGATAGCAGAGTATGAGCAAAAGTACAGGAGCCTCCTGGCCGTGCTGAGGGAAACCGGAATCTCGGAAGACCAGGTACGGCAGAACAACCTCAACATCTACCCGTTCTTCTACGGCTCAAACCAGAATGCCGGCTACAGCATGTACACGCAGATAATCGTCAGGACGGACGCCGCCGACATAGAGAAGGTAACCGCCGCAGTCAAGAAGATGGGCGGCGCAAACGTCGAAAACGTCTACCTGTCAGCATCCGATGCCGCCATAGACCAGGCCAGGAAGGAACTTGGCAAGCAGGCGTTTGACAGTGCAAAGAGCAGGGCAGAAGAGATGGCGCAGTCGCTGGGGCTTCAGGTAAACGGAATCGTGAGCATAGAGGCAGCCACGGACTCGCCAAATCCGTACGGCGGCTTGATCCCATACAGGGGCGTGCACATAATCCAGCCCTATTACCCGAACATAAGCGGAGAGATATCGAAATCAGTCACAGTCGAGTTTGAACTGGGCAAAGGTGGCGACACGTAG
- a CDS encoding AAA family ATPase, whose protein sequence is MPSAAEILRDYLQNKYKNIKIIGPERKSWLRIIPDPHLQSESVVYVNDSIIHPNNRGWYDLSRDDYNKLVSSPRHYYAIMLEKNPEHTFVIPGSALEAFFSQVEPNFKQGKLQWDFSIIERNGSHNTLVVNRAPGKEHSLVNFLNKWDQISDLKEKTNETNQGLVDTEESTWISDLIDTYMKLGGAAKYYHLSDIYKVFAEIRRSKNEILPKDYENIIRYYLQANSRGSGRDLFQPKEIGSGYWMLKETPSLDSDSLVTKEILPCLQSIRNDDEKIEKAREALNKFLSRYPYHQHPDLIDELQVSDIYERGSKDTFYYYWSEIAENVGKTGAEASVWGITEENLKLFKDLLKIAVDRNKSLLEKVNAPWEKISGFGGEKAIPKKIIYLYNSDRSLAVFSMQDMELFSTKLGKKYIEKAKDKYGKDYGVLSNGEKYELHTELLLEAKDEINSQFNQRWDNTTFWRFLYHCLKSESSSEEKDTPHLETFDDSPLSIPTYEEIENGYEKIRSSLLVPKEKVIEIVTALASGRHVLLAGPIGTGKTRLAQLIPELFWEKIGGYYAEYYTATADWNTQDVIGGIYPKMENGRVAYDIQYGCVAETVARNWERGTDGGLRIPSVHLARRPQYRGTWLVIDEFNRADIDKAFGQLFTALRTRLLKIPTNETDTSYKELRIPQDYRIIGTLNTADKHFLFQLSDALKSRFAYIEIDIPRKEDYEKEVYYAMKNAISELRLKDYEDFILLDDIGKKVLPGRSNAEFYNRILQAYYFLDLVRVFKKLGTAVLQLIYQNMLVALRITKDAKLSLDNALTSTLIPQLENLSSASLGTIEALYNENIVQYFKDAYKSPNRQSYGEPFEKVLEYLQISNYKTRAEEFSAGVMKIENDNIWSQIQTAFEDKKKNFELGLVQFKQGITDLRRSAVV, encoded by the coding sequence ATGCCCTCAGCCGCGGAAATTCTTAGAGATTACCTCCAGAATAAATACAAGAATATCAAAATAATCGGTCCAGAAAGAAAATCATGGCTTAGGATAATACCCGATCCGCATCTACAATCCGAGTCAGTAGTATATGTCAATGATTCCATCATTCATCCAAACAATAGAGGATGGTATGACTTATCGCGGGATGATTACAATAAGCTAGTTTCAAGCCCTAGACACTATTACGCTATAATGCTAGAAAAGAATCCTGAGCACACATTCGTCATACCCGGCAGCGCATTGGAGGCATTTTTCAGTCAGGTGGAGCCTAATTTCAAGCAAGGTAAATTGCAATGGGATTTTAGTATCATTGAACGCAATGGTTCACATAATACTCTAGTAGTAAATCGTGCTCCCGGGAAGGAACATTCCTTGGTAAATTTTCTAAACAAATGGGACCAAATTAGTGACTTAAAAGAAAAGACGAACGAAACAAATCAGGGATTAGTTGATACTGAAGAATCTACTTGGATCAGTGATCTTATCGACACCTACATGAAACTAGGAGGAGCAGCTAAGTATTATCACCTAAGCGATATCTACAAGGTATTTGCAGAGATAAGAAGAAGCAAGAACGAAATCCTACCTAAGGATTATGAAAACATAATCAGATACTATTTGCAAGCTAATTCTCGTGGCTCTGGAAGAGATCTATTTCAGCCAAAAGAAATAGGTTCGGGTTATTGGATGTTAAAGGAAACGCCATCATTGGATTCTGATTCGTTGGTTACAAAAGAGATCCTACCATGCCTTCAGAGTATTCGTAATGATGATGAAAAGATCGAGAAAGCACGTGAGGCACTTAACAAATTCCTAAGTCGCTATCCCTATCATCAACACCCTGATCTCATTGATGAGCTACAAGTAAGTGATATTTATGAACGTGGTAGCAAAGACACTTTTTACTATTATTGGAGTGAAATAGCTGAAAATGTGGGAAAGACCGGAGCCGAGGCTAGCGTATGGGGAATCACTGAAGAAAATCTGAAATTATTCAAGGATCTGCTCAAAATAGCTGTAGATAGAAACAAATCGCTTTTAGAAAAAGTCAATGCGCCTTGGGAGAAAATTAGTGGTTTCGGTGGCGAAAAAGCAATTCCAAAGAAAATCATTTACCTTTACAATTCAGACAGATCTCTGGCCGTATTCAGTATGCAGGACATGGAGCTATTCTCGACTAAGCTTGGCAAGAAATACATTGAAAAAGCTAAAGACAAATATGGAAAGGATTATGGTGTCTTGTCAAACGGAGAAAAGTACGAATTACATACTGAGTTACTACTTGAGGCCAAGGATGAAATTAATAGTCAATTTAATCAGCGATGGGACAACACAACCTTTTGGAGGTTCTTATACCACTGTCTAAAATCAGAATCCTCCTCAGAGGAAAAAGATACTCCACATCTTGAAACTTTTGATGATAGCCCTCTATCCATTCCAACGTATGAGGAGATAGAAAACGGTTACGAAAAAATTCGCAGCTCGCTCCTGGTCCCCAAAGAAAAGGTCATTGAAATAGTGACAGCCCTTGCAAGTGGCAGACACGTGCTGCTTGCAGGCCCAATTGGAACAGGAAAGACTCGATTAGCCCAATTGATTCCTGAATTATTTTGGGAAAAGATTGGCGGATACTATGCAGAATACTATACTGCCACTGCAGATTGGAATACACAGGACGTAATAGGTGGAATATATCCAAAGATGGAAAACGGGAGGGTAGCATATGACATTCAGTATGGATGTGTAGCGGAGACTGTTGCAAGAAATTGGGAACGCGGAACAGATGGTGGTCTACGTATACCTAGCGTACATCTGGCAAGAAGGCCGCAGTATAGAGGAACATGGCTTGTAATCGATGAGTTCAACAGGGCAGATATCGATAAAGCATTCGGCCAGCTATTCACGGCGCTTAGGACAAGATTGCTCAAGATACCAACAAACGAGACAGATACATCCTATAAAGAACTACGAATTCCACAAGACTACAGAATAATTGGAACGCTAAATACTGCAGACAAGCATTTCCTATTCCAATTATCAGATGCACTAAAAAGCAGATTTGCTTACATCGAGATAGATATACCAAGGAAAGAAGACTATGAAAAAGAGGTCTACTATGCCATGAAAAATGCAATTTCCGAGTTGCGGTTAAAAGATTATGAAGACTTTATTCTGCTCGATGATATCGGCAAGAAGGTACTCCCCGGAAGATCAAATGCAGAATTCTACAATCGTATACTCCAAGCATACTATTTTCTGGATTTGGTTCGTGTTTTTAAGAAACTTGGAACAGCCGTTTTGCAGCTAATCTATCAGAACATGCTGGTAGCACTTAGGATTACAAAGGATGCAAAATTATCATTAGACAATGCATTGACTTCAACACTAATACCCCAGCTTGAAAACCTTTCTTCAGCATCGCTAGGCACGATTGAGGCTCTGTACAATGAAAATATCGTGCAATACTTCAAGGATGCTTACAAGAGTCCAAATCGTCAAAGCTATGGAGAACCATTTGAAAAAGTATTGGAGTATTTACAGATAAGCAATTACAAAACGCGGGCAGAAGAATTTTCGGCCGGAGTCATGAAAATTGAAAATGACAACATTTGGAGTCAGATCCAAACTGCCTTTGAAGATAAAAAGAAAAACTTCGAATTAGGGTTAGTCCAATTTAAACAAGGAATTACTGACCTAAGAAGATCCGCTGTGGTCTAA
- a CDS encoding alkaline phosphatase family protein produces MRKDGVKIVYVLLDGVGDLPHPALNDLTPLEAAYTPNLDALARNGAMGRVITVGKGIAPQSDIAVFNMLGYSFRQGGYVGRGVIESIGCNIDFRDGDLALRGNFATVNDNNNKITDRRAGRVISKEEAAAVCKSLADGIKFSDKDASIALVPTVAHRVVIRIRHSKMKLSDKITNTDPAYDKVEGMGVAKATSDDDIYVLEAKPQDDSKEAKMAAMLVNEFTEQTIKILRDHPVNVARKAAGRNPMNCILARDSGNRFPEVQPINKKYGISIGCIVEMPVEVGISKVLGMKMYEAGSLDDYELKARVAAKSLKNNSGGGDAVYVHLKGPDEFGHDGDAKGKKRNLEEIDRRFFGVLAKELAGVKNPVIVVSGDHSTPCIKKAHSDDPVPLLVSGNGIKQDASARFTEGYGRKGSLGLLMGADVISTALKLASDR; encoded by the coding sequence ATGAGAAAAGACGGCGTTAAAATTGTCTATGTGCTTCTGGACGGCGTCGGCGACCTGCCGCACCCGGCGCTAAACGACCTTACACCGCTTGAAGCCGCCTACACTCCAAACCTTGACGCCCTTGCAAGGAACGGCGCGATGGGCCGCGTGATAACCGTCGGAAAGGGCATCGCGCCGCAGTCAGACATCGCCGTCTTTAACATGCTTGGCTACAGTTTCCGCCAGGGGGGCTACGTCGGCCGCGGCGTGATAGAGTCGATAGGCTGCAACATCGACTTTCGCGACGGCGACCTTGCGCTGCGCGGCAACTTTGCAACCGTCAACGATAACAACAACAAGATAACCGACAGGCGCGCCGGCAGGGTCATCTCCAAAGAGGAGGCGGCAGCCGTCTGCAAGTCTCTCGCAGACGGCATCAAGTTCAGCGACAAGGACGCATCGATTGCGCTTGTCCCGACCGTCGCGCACCGCGTGGTGATCAGGATACGCCACAGCAAGATGAAGCTGTCAGACAAGATAACCAACACCGACCCGGCCTATGACAAGGTCGAGGGGATGGGAGTCGCCAAGGCAACGTCCGACGACGACATCTATGTCTTGGAGGCCAAGCCGCAGGACGACAGCAAGGAGGCCAAGATGGCGGCGATGCTTGTAAACGAGTTTACAGAGCAGACCATCAAGATACTGCGCGACCACCCCGTCAACGTTGCCAGAAAGGCGGCAGGCAGAAACCCGATGAACTGCATACTTGCCCGGGACTCGGGCAACAGGTTCCCGGAGGTCCAGCCCATCAACAAGAAATACGGCATCTCAATCGGCTGCATCGTAGAGATGCCTGTCGAAGTCGGCATCTCCAAGGTCCTCGGCATGAAGATGTACGAGGCCGGCTCGCTTGACGACTATGAGCTCAAGGCAAGAGTAGCCGCAAAGAGCCTGAAAAACAACAGCGGCGGCGGCGACGCGGTGTACGTCCACCTGAAGGGCCCCGACGAGTTTGGCCACGACGGCGACGCCAAGGGCAAAAAGCGCAACCTCGAAGAAATCGACAGGCGCTTTTTCGGGGTCCTTGCCAAAGAGCTGGCAGGCGTGAAAAACCCGGTGATCGTGGTGTCCGGCGACCACTCTACCCCGTGCATCAAAAAGGCGCACAGCGACGACCCGGTCCCGCTGCTCGTGTCTGGAAACGGCATCAAGCAGGATGCAAGCGCACGCTTTACAGAAGGCTACGGCAGAAAGGGAAGCCTTGGCCTCCTCATGGGAGCAGACGTCATATCGACGGCGCTAAAGCTGGCGTCTGACAGATAG
- a CDS encoding disulfide oxidoreductase: MLGGLVFAAAFAILPEGSVKDEATFFVLIGILAALIGVALYMRHKRNSEPDYPTE; this comes from the coding sequence ATGCTGGGCGGGCTTGTTTTTGCGGCAGCATTTGCGATACTACCAGAAGGAAGCGTCAAGGACGAGGCCACGTTTTTCGTGCTCATCGGCATACTTGCAGCCCTCATCGGAGTCGCACTGTACATGCGCCACAAGAGAAACAGCGAGCCGGACTACCCTACAGAGTAA
- a CDS encoding galactose-1-phosphate uridylyltransferase produces MRELRKDYVLDRFVLVPDSSSSSAAAATAEQNERYDRCPYCPGNESMTSPALLALVVKDGMLQRLSDSEDSIIDDWSVRVFESKNPVVTTTAAASYSDKPLYSEPAYGYHQVVVATPDHKQSLPQMSVEQWGNVLVVIQDRVRWLYTQKSVTYVSIYVNSGAGAGAQVPHPHLNIVTFSSIPPAIELEAEGSHRFMNENGSCPACNMISVESSGPRQILATDSFLAFCPWAPTYPYEFWIYPKRHITSFSKITQKEINDLALMMRATLGGMSKALKDAPFNMVFHLSPEKKNSRQIHWHIEVYPQLTTWSGLERGFGVYVNNVKPEKAAEILGSACRKELAGLVGIT; encoded by the coding sequence ATGAGGGAGCTGCGCAAAGATTACGTTCTGGACAGGTTTGTCCTTGTTCCGGACTCTTCTTCTTCTTCTGCTGCTGCGGCGACAGCAGAACAGAATGAAAGGTACGACCGGTGCCCCTATTGCCCCGGCAACGAGTCAATGACCTCGCCGGCGCTCCTTGCGCTTGTCGTAAAGGACGGCATGCTCCAGCGCCTTTCTGACAGCGAGGACAGCATAATCGACGACTGGTCGGTCAGGGTGTTTGAAAGCAAGAACCCTGTAGTCACCACAACCGCCGCTGCAAGCTATAGCGACAAGCCGCTCTACAGCGAGCCGGCCTACGGCTACCACCAGGTGGTCGTTGCGACGCCGGACCACAAGCAGAGCCTGCCGCAGATGTCAGTCGAGCAGTGGGGCAACGTGCTTGTCGTCATCCAGGACCGCGTCAGGTGGCTGTACACGCAAAAAAGCGTGACATACGTCTCGATATATGTCAACAGCGGGGCCGGCGCAGGCGCACAGGTGCCGCACCCGCACCTTAACATCGTCACCTTCTCATCAATCCCGCCTGCGATAGAGCTTGAAGCAGAAGGCTCGCACAGGTTCATGAACGAAAACGGCAGCTGCCCCGCGTGCAACATGATATCAGTCGAGTCCAGCGGGCCGCGCCAGATACTTGCCACGGACAGCTTCCTTGCCTTCTGCCCGTGGGCGCCGACGTACCCGTACGAGTTCTGGATATACCCAAAGAGGCACATCACGTCCTTTTCAAAGATAACGCAAAAGGAGATAAACGACCTTGCGCTTATGATGCGCGCGACCCTGGGCGGCATGTCAAAGGCGTTGAAGGACGCGCCGTTCAACATGGTCTTCCACCTGTCGCCGGAGAAAAAGAACAGCCGGCAGATCCACTGGCACATTGAAGTCTATCCACAATTAACGACGTGGTCGGGCCTTGAGCGGGGCTTTGGCGTCTATGTCAACAATGTCAAGCCGGAAAAAGCAGCAGAAATCCTTGGCTCTGCGTGCCGGAAGGAGCTTGCCGGCCTGGTCGGCATCACATAG
- a CDS encoding 30S ribosomal protein S8e gives MRKSIENLAGRKLTGGRKLANRIRRKSEIDRYPNEATVGTTDIVTRRVRGANVKAAFKTVEFANVMDPEAKKATKSKILNVTKNPANRDYERRGVVSKGAIIETEAGSALVTSRPGQNGVVNAVLIKAKQ, from the coding sequence ATGCGCAAGTCGATAGAGAATCTTGCGGGCCGCAAGCTGACTGGCGGACGCAAGCTCGCCAACAGGATCAGGAGAAAGTCCGAGATTGACAGGTATCCAAATGAAGCTACCGTCGGCACGACCGACATTGTCACGAGAAGGGTAAGGGGCGCAAACGTCAAGGCAGCCTTCAAGACCGTCGAGTTTGCAAACGTCATGGACCCTGAAGCCAAAAAGGCGACCAAGTCCAAGATCCTCAATGTGACCAAGAACCCTGCAAACCGCGACTATGAGAGAAGGGGCGTGGTGAGCAAGGGCGCGATCATCGAGACAGAGGCAGGCTCTGCGCTGGTCACCTCGAGGCCGGGCCAGAACGGCGTGGTAAATGCTGTCCTGATAAAGGCCAAGCAGTAG
- a CDS encoding zinc finger domain-containing protein: MELLCRFCGKTVVDDAGTRTEDFGIVQRGTYVCARCTKALEFALGD, translated from the coding sequence TTGGAACTGCTGTGCAGGTTCTGCGGCAAGACAGTCGTGGACGACGCGGGCACCAGGACCGAAGATTTCGGGATAGTGCAGCGCGGGACATACGTTTGCGCACGCTGCACAAAGGCACTTGAATTTGCGCTGGGCGACTAG